From Alienimonas californiensis, a single genomic window includes:
- a CDS encoding cycloisomerase, translated as MLHVLAFALLAPPLPVGAAFEEVATFKAPEAHQAVAVDADCFYAIGNRVIARYDKRTGERLATIEASDELPLIHMNGGVVQDGRLVVSHSNFPFTPMTGSIETFDAATLEHLDSESLGRTDGSLTAVLPGRPYPLPRRLGLPQTLVFAHYELPKIPGYGTGSARTEIVRELGERREGYLLPEPVVGRVRPHSVSGATNAGSRSLWLSGHDRPELYRVGFPPAGSEMVLEAIHPAPIAGQGIAADPVEPGVLWGTRRREGLVVKMRLNAAP; from the coding sequence ATGCTGCACGTCCTCGCCTTCGCCCTGCTCGCCCCCCCGCTGCCGGTCGGCGCGGCGTTCGAGGAGGTCGCTACGTTCAAGGCCCCGGAGGCCCACCAGGCGGTCGCCGTGGATGCGGACTGCTTCTACGCGATCGGCAACCGCGTGATCGCCAGGTACGACAAACGCACCGGCGAACGGCTGGCGACGATCGAGGCGAGCGACGAACTCCCGCTGATCCACATGAACGGCGGCGTGGTGCAGGACGGCCGGCTCGTCGTCTCGCACAGCAACTTCCCGTTCACGCCGATGACGGGCTCGATCGAGACCTTCGACGCCGCGACGCTGGAACACCTTGACTCGGAAAGCCTCGGCCGGACGGACGGTTCGCTCACCGCCGTGCTGCCGGGACGGCCGTACCCCCTCCCCCGGCGGCTGGGCCTCCCGCAGACGCTGGTCTTCGCCCATTACGAACTGCCGAAGATCCCGGGCTACGGAACCGGCTCCGCCCGGACGGAGATCGTGCGGGAGCTGGGCGAACGGCGGGAGGGCTACCTGCTGCCGGAGCCCGTCGTCGGGCGGGTGCGGCCCCACTCGGTCAGCGGCGCCACGAACGCCGGTTCGCGTTCGCTCTGGCTGTCCGGCCACGATCGGCCGGAACTGTACCGCGTCGGCTTCCCCCCGGCCGGCAGCGAGATGGTCCTCGAAGCGATCCACCCCGCCCCGATCGCCGGACAGGGCATCGCAGCGGACCCCGTCGAACCCGGCGTGCTGTGGGGCACCCGGCGGCGGGAGGGGCTCGTCGTGAAAATGCGGCTCAACGCGGCCCCGTAA
- a CDS encoding molybdopterin-dependent oxidoreductase yields the protein MLHAADVPAVTKETWSLTVSRPAVRKEQGEPLTLDWAAYAALPRVEVFADFHCVTRWSRLGTTWAGVSTRTIAALAGWPVPDDPTSAAGYVIAGGADAVGSGKNWTTNLPLADFFSPHALLCDTADGIPLPADHGAPVRLIVPHLYAWKSAKWLVSLRLSDRDEPGYWERLGYADRGDPWLTNAVNPDGERFRDSAGRRPDGGDEAMMI from the coding sequence GTGCTGCACGCCGCCGACGTGCCGGCGGTGACGAAAGAAACGTGGTCGCTGACCGTCTCCCGACCGGCGGTCCGAAAGGAACAGGGCGAGCCGCTGACGCTCGACTGGGCCGCCTACGCCGCCCTGCCCCGCGTGGAGGTCTTCGCAGACTTCCACTGCGTCACCCGCTGGAGCCGGCTGGGGACCACCTGGGCCGGGGTGAGCACGCGGACCATCGCTGCCCTCGCCGGCTGGCCCGTCCCCGATGATCCGACGTCCGCGGCCGGGTATGTGATCGCCGGCGGGGCCGACGCGGTCGGTTCGGGGAAGAACTGGACGACGAACCTGCCGCTGGCGGACTTTTTCTCGCCGCACGCCCTGCTGTGCGACACGGCCGACGGCATCCCCCTGCCGGCGGACCACGGGGCGCCGGTGCGGCTGATCGTGCCGCACCTCTACGCCTGGAAGAGCGCCAAGTGGCTCGTTTCCCTGCGCCTGAGCGACCGCGACGAACCCGGCTACTGGGAACGCCTCGGCTACGCCGACCGCGGCGACCCCTGGCTGACGAACGCCGTGAACCCGGATGGCGAACGCTTCCGCGACTCCGCCGGCCGCCGTCCAGATGGCGGCGACGAAGCGATGATGATTTGA
- a CDS encoding SEC-C metal-binding domain-containing protein yields MVILRDEALEQADGSIAENVAENLSVEVDDEGRSTESYNWLALSRWANGRFGLNTNDRELKKIGPDEVEDYLRERAHQAIDRSELGQDVADSLAQDKKMRNVVQRDDRGMPVPPQRTVAGVLEEVLREDYPRISLAHFLGQQFALRVDPADFAELDNPAEVKVEVMKRLDRMYKDKEVMFPVTVGLTRFLQDGSSGGDRLGLARWASGRFEKPLDPAAVENTPKNELVGLLADASRGYFVNGEVAEKVDDTLDRVYGGRGVDPMPRLDSPDRTRKAERPEDLKPLIDWANKEFEAGLEATQIATLPKARARQVLLKPYEERYRPELAHAERLLILEVLDGAWKDHLYHMDQVRSGIGLSSYAQKDPKTEYKREGRKAFNDMWDRVGEQVTRAIFRLERDSQQFVGGLWRLTEARAVHAAPAADTAPSPDHSAGDAPSGRGAEPDLSTNRGGEGEVAVAPIHNTGPDVGRNDPCPCGSGKKYKKCHGADA; encoded by the coding sequence ATGGTCATCCTCCGGGACGAAGCCCTGGAGCAGGCCGACGGCTCCATCGCGGAGAACGTCGCGGAGAACCTCTCCGTCGAGGTGGACGACGAGGGTCGCTCCACCGAGTCCTACAACTGGCTGGCCCTCTCCCGTTGGGCGAACGGCCGGTTCGGGCTCAATACGAACGACCGCGAGCTGAAGAAGATCGGCCCCGACGAGGTGGAGGACTACCTCCGCGAGCGGGCCCACCAGGCGATCGACCGCAGCGAACTGGGGCAGGACGTCGCCGACAGCCTCGCCCAGGACAAGAAGATGCGGAACGTCGTCCAGCGGGACGACCGCGGGATGCCCGTCCCGCCGCAGCGGACCGTCGCCGGGGTGCTGGAAGAAGTGCTGCGGGAGGACTACCCGCGGATCAGCCTCGCCCACTTCCTCGGCCAGCAGTTCGCCCTGCGGGTCGATCCGGCGGACTTCGCCGAGCTGGACAATCCGGCTGAGGTCAAGGTCGAGGTGATGAAGCGCCTCGACCGGATGTACAAGGACAAGGAGGTGATGTTCCCCGTCACCGTCGGCCTGACCCGCTTCCTGCAGGACGGCAGCAGCGGCGGCGACCGACTGGGGCTGGCCCGCTGGGCGAGCGGCCGGTTCGAGAAGCCGCTGGACCCCGCCGCGGTGGAGAACACCCCCAAGAACGAGTTGGTCGGCCTGCTGGCGGACGCCTCCCGCGGGTATTTCGTCAACGGCGAGGTCGCGGAGAAGGTGGACGACACCCTCGACCGCGTCTACGGCGGCCGCGGCGTCGATCCGATGCCCCGTCTCGACAGCCCGGACCGCACCCGGAAAGCGGAGCGGCCCGAGGACCTCAAACCGCTGATCGACTGGGCGAACAAGGAGTTCGAAGCCGGTCTCGAAGCCACGCAGATCGCCACGCTGCCCAAGGCCCGCGCCCGGCAGGTGCTCCTCAAACCCTACGAGGAACGCTACCGCCCGGAATTGGCCCACGCCGAACGCCTGCTGATCCTCGAGGTGCTGGACGGCGCCTGGAAGGATCACCTCTATCACATGGACCAGGTTCGCAGCGGCATCGGCCTGTCGAGCTACGCCCAGAAGGACCCCAAGACGGAGTACAAGCGCGAAGGCCGCAAGGCGTTCAACGACATGTGGGACCGCGTCGGCGAGCAGGTCACCCGGGCGATCTTCCGCCTGGAACGCGACAGCCAGCAGTTCGTCGGCGGCCTCTGGCGCCTGACCGAGGCCCGGGCCGTGCACGCCGCCCCCGCCGCGGACACCGCCCCGTCCCCGGATCACTCCGCCGGCGACGCCCCCTCCGGCCGCGGCGCCGAACCGGACCTCTCCACCAACCGCGGCGGCGAGGGCGAAGTCGCCGTTGCCCCGATCCACAACACCGGCCCGGACGTCGGCCGCAACGACCCGTGCCCCTGCGGCAGCGGCAAGAAGTACAAGAAGTGCCACGGCGCCGACGCCTGA
- a CDS encoding cytochrome P460 family protein codes for MPRPPGSLRPGVVPAAVTAAAALLIALGTAAVRGADPADRGTGAVPPAPGAAPHGRPAGLPRPSDGSVAAFEAVLFPFLNDRTYVELGWEQDGIVRDTGPYLNGKYYGTHPAVRVWYSPEVIEWLKAGRLGALPDGAIVIKEQYDAPAARHAGKSEEELRASLQSWTVMVKDSKGSRDGWFWSNPAPDTEPADNHATNEHPVSGFGHYCTRCHGATKSPGVEDPAARDNEFLFASLRNIEGFPGEPLLFRVDDSWREEATAEAEPTVTANDALLAALGTWIAAGKADAEEEGDAADGHGSHPGCTRPGVCDRPERSVDAAFLARFGSLPNAELCDCDHLPGVTHDWAPVAPAEGDGPARNWATSNQCMGCHAGLTAPFGPAMFLPLGKKDDPDRAEYGADGLHQSPYGEWRWTPMGLAGRDPFFLAQLETELAIVRREFPAEQAKALARDLQDACLRCHGAMGRHAYHDDGGPDARFTLANHAATAAADAHIGLGDDRYGALARDGVSCLVCHRMVPREQPAGDKRSDLRHYLDENTTGNAVFGPPGEIAAPDKEDSLRPYVMHHATGMRPRTSEYLTDSRMCGTCHVVSLPNVDLPLDVHAGRGGHAHDAHDHDGALAAADSTPSFRDFHHHVEQATYLEWLNSDFQTEFVGPDGSKNPHGQSCQECHMSDTTDGTPDGPKTRSRIAVVQDATYPDAENLAPHVDLTIPVREGYRRHDFSGLNVFLLELTRQHDDVLGVRKTDFMTGGTNDLPNAIAGMVQTAASKTARIAVTATPRHGAVTADVRVENLAGHRFPTGVGFRRAFLEVSLLNEDGKTVWISGATDATGTLVDAAGEPLPTEFFVEDADGVEQYQPHHAVVTDPSQVQIYETLLKNDAGRFTTSFVHGCETVKDNRLLPRGWTHDGPSPDLDGAYLVATRPGPLAAQDADFAAGDGADVTRYEMTVPEGVDPSTCTVRARLFYQATPPYFLRNLFTVMNGPADAEPGPAARRLYALCANLKTEGTPIANWKLPIVAAEAKVR; via the coding sequence GTGCCGCGTCCCCCCGGTTCGCTCCGCCCCGGCGTCGTCCCCGCCGCCGTCACGGCGGCGGCGGCCCTGCTGATCGCTCTGGGAACCGCGGCCGTCCGCGGCGCCGATCCGGCGGACCGCGGAACGGGCGCCGTCCCCCCGGCGCCGGGCGCCGCCCCGCACGGCCGGCCCGCCGGTTTGCCGCGACCCTCGGACGGCTCCGTCGCGGCGTTCGAGGCGGTTCTGTTCCCCTTCCTGAACGACCGCACCTACGTCGAACTGGGCTGGGAGCAGGACGGGATCGTCCGCGACACCGGGCCGTACCTGAACGGCAAGTACTACGGCACGCACCCGGCGGTGCGCGTCTGGTACAGCCCGGAGGTGATCGAATGGCTGAAGGCCGGCCGCCTCGGCGCGCTGCCGGACGGGGCGATTGTCATCAAAGAGCAGTACGACGCTCCCGCCGCCCGCCACGCCGGCAAGAGCGAGGAGGAACTGCGGGCCAGCCTGCAAAGCTGGACGGTGATGGTGAAGGACTCCAAAGGCTCCCGCGACGGCTGGTTCTGGAGCAACCCCGCCCCGGACACGGAGCCGGCGGACAACCACGCCACCAACGAGCATCCCGTCAGCGGCTTCGGCCACTACTGCACGCGGTGCCACGGGGCGACGAAGAGCCCCGGCGTCGAGGACCCGGCCGCCCGGGACAACGAGTTCTTGTTCGCCTCCCTGCGGAACATTGAGGGCTTCCCCGGCGAGCCGCTGCTGTTCCGCGTGGACGACAGTTGGCGGGAAGAGGCGACCGCGGAGGCCGAACCGACCGTCACCGCCAACGACGCCCTGCTGGCGGCGCTGGGCACCTGGATCGCCGCGGGGAAGGCGGACGCCGAGGAGGAAGGCGACGCCGCCGATGGCCACGGCTCCCACCCCGGCTGCACCCGGCCGGGGGTCTGCGACCGACCGGAGCGTTCCGTCGACGCGGCGTTCCTCGCCCGGTTCGGTTCGCTGCCGAACGCGGAGTTGTGCGACTGCGATCACCTCCCGGGCGTGACCCACGACTGGGCCCCGGTGGCCCCCGCAGAGGGCGACGGGCCGGCCCGGAACTGGGCGACGTCGAATCAGTGCATGGGCTGTCACGCGGGTCTGACGGCGCCGTTCGGTCCGGCGATGTTCCTCCCGCTGGGGAAGAAAGATGACCCGGACCGGGCGGAGTACGGCGCCGACGGTCTGCACCAGTCGCCCTACGGCGAGTGGCGCTGGACGCCGATGGGCCTGGCCGGCCGCGACCCGTTCTTCCTCGCCCAACTGGAGACCGAACTGGCGATCGTCCGCCGGGAGTTCCCGGCGGAGCAGGCCAAGGCCCTCGCCCGAGACCTGCAGGACGCCTGCCTGCGTTGCCACGGGGCGATGGGCCGACACGCCTATCACGACGACGGCGGCCCCGACGCGCGCTTCACCCTGGCGAACCACGCCGCCACCGCCGCGGCGGACGCCCACATCGGCCTCGGCGACGACCGCTACGGGGCCCTCGCCCGGGACGGGGTGAGCTGCCTGGTCTGTCACCGGATGGTCCCGCGGGAACAGCCGGCCGGGGACAAGCGCAGCGACCTGCGGCACTACCTCGACGAGAACACCACCGGCAACGCGGTCTTCGGCCCGCCGGGCGAGATCGCCGCCCCGGACAAGGAGGATTCCCTCCGCCCCTACGTGATGCACCACGCCACCGGAATGAGGCCGAGGACCAGCGAGTACCTCACCGACAGCCGGATGTGCGGCACCTGCCATGTGGTCAGCCTGCCGAACGTCGACCTGCCGCTGGACGTCCACGCTGGGCGCGGGGGCCACGCCCACGACGCCCACGACCACGACGGCGCCCTCGCCGCGGCCGACAGCACGCCGAGCTTCCGCGACTTCCACCATCACGTGGAGCAGGCGACCTACCTCGAATGGCTCAACAGCGACTTCCAGACGGAGTTTGTCGGCCCGGACGGCTCGAAGAACCCGCACGGGCAGTCCTGCCAGGAGTGCCACATGAGCGACACGACCGACGGCACGCCGGACGGCCCGAAGACCCGTTCCCGCATCGCCGTGGTGCAGGACGCCACCTATCCGGACGCCGAGAACCTCGCCCCGCACGTGGACCTGACGATCCCCGTCCGCGAGGGCTACCGCCGGCACGACTTCTCCGGGCTGAATGTCTTTCTGCTTGAACTGACCCGGCAGCACGACGATGTGCTTGGGGTTCGCAAGACCGACTTCATGACCGGCGGGACCAACGACCTGCCGAACGCGATCGCCGGGATGGTGCAGACCGCCGCGTCCAAGACGGCCCGCATCGCGGTCACCGCGACGCCGCGGCACGGGGCGGTGACGGCCGACGTACGCGTCGAAAACCTCGCCGGGCACCGCTTCCCGACGGGGGTGGGTTTCCGGCGGGCGTTCCTGGAGGTGTCGCTGCTGAACGAGGACGGGAAGACGGTCTGGATCAGCGGGGCCACGGACGCGACCGGTACCCTCGTCGACGCCGCCGGGGAGCCGCTGCCGACGGAGTTCTTCGTCGAAGACGCCGACGGGGTCGAGCAGTACCAGCCGCACCACGCGGTCGTCACCGATCCGTCGCAGGTGCAGATCTACGAAACGCTGTTGAAGAACGACGCCGGGCGGTTCACGACCAGCTTCGTGCACGGCTGCGAAACGGTGAAGGACAATCGCCTGTTGCCCCGCGGGTGGACGCACGACGGCCCCTCGCCGGACCTCGACGGGGCCTACCTCGTCGCCACCCGGCCAGGCCCGCTGGCCGCCCAAGACGCCGACTTCGCCGCCGGCGACGGGGCCGACGTGACCCGCTACGAAATGACCGTGCCGGAGGGCGTCGACCCGTCCACCTGCACCGTGCGGGCGCGGCTGTTCTATCAGGCGACCCCGCCGTATTTCCTGCGAAACCTGTTCACCGTGATGAACGGCCCGGCCGACGCCGAACCCGGCCCCGCGGCCCGTCGATTGTACGCCCTCTGCGCGAACCTGAAGACCGAGGGCACCCCGATCGCCAACTGGAAGCTGCCCATCGTCGCCGCGGAGGCGAAGGTGCGGTGA
- a CDS encoding 3-oxoacyl-ACP synthase III family protein, with product MNPAPPEFRSARPPAVPLSHLDTLPDAVASDGHAFRSPASASPLGDGRISEVPIEDLDPRPRKTPKYFRGSRRTQRLTGVRIVGTGAHVPHRIVTNEELEVRHGFEPGWIERRTGILERRYAPEDQATSDLCLPAARDALHAAGLRAADIDLLVVGTFTPDQACPSTANLVQHRLGLDAPAFDVQAACSGFMYALVTAAQYVANGNAKHALVIGADLNSRIVNPTEMTVAPLFGDGAGAVVLSAGGPDQGLVRYQLGSDGGGGPLLEIPHGGTRHPLTPEAVAEGRHYLSMDGRTVFKWAVEAIEHSIGYVLETEGLHPSEVAGYFLHQANIRILDHAAGCLGLDPQRVWNNLSRYGNTSAASIPLCLDEAVRKGRVEPGDALLLCGFGAGLTWGTGVLRW from the coding sequence ATGAATCCGGCTCCGCCCGAGTTCCGCTCCGCCCGCCCGCCGGCCGTCCCGTTGAGCCACCTCGATACGCTCCCCGACGCCGTCGCCTCGGACGGGCACGCGTTCCGCTCGCCCGCCAGCGCCTCGCCCCTGGGCGACGGCCGAATTTCGGAGGTTCCGATCGAGGATCTCGACCCGCGCCCCCGCAAGACCCCGAAGTACTTCCGCGGCTCCCGTCGCACCCAGCGGCTGACGGGGGTGCGGATCGTCGGCACCGGCGCGCATGTGCCGCACCGGATCGTGACGAACGAGGAACTGGAGGTCCGCCACGGCTTCGAGCCCGGTTGGATCGAACGCCGCACCGGCATTCTGGAACGTCGTTACGCCCCGGAGGATCAGGCCACCAGCGACCTGTGCCTCCCCGCCGCCCGGGACGCCCTGCACGCCGCGGGGCTGCGGGCCGCCGATATTGATCTGCTGGTCGTCGGCACCTTCACGCCGGATCAGGCCTGCCCGAGCACCGCGAACCTCGTCCAGCACCGGCTGGGCCTCGACGCCCCCGCCTTCGACGTGCAGGCGGCGTGCAGCGGGTTCATGTACGCCCTGGTCACCGCGGCCCAGTACGTCGCCAACGGCAACGCCAAGCACGCTCTGGTGATCGGCGCCGACCTGAACAGCCGGATCGTCAACCCAACCGAGATGACCGTCGCCCCGCTGTTCGGCGACGGCGCCGGGGCGGTCGTACTGAGCGCCGGCGGGCCGGATCAGGGGTTGGTTCGCTACCAACTCGGCAGCGACGGCGGCGGCGGGCCGCTGCTGGAGATCCCCCACGGCGGCACCCGCCACCCACTCACCCCCGAGGCCGTGGCCGAGGGCCGGCACTACCTCTCCATGGACGGCCGCACCGTCTTCAAATGGGCGGTGGAGGCGATCGAGCACAGCATCGGCTACGTGCTGGAGACCGAGGGCCTGCACCCCTCCGAGGTCGCCGGCTATTTCCTGCACCAGGCGAACATCCGCATCCTCGACCACGCGGCCGGCTGTCTGGGACTCGATCCGCAACGGGTCTGGAACAACCTCTCCCGGTACGGGAACACCTCGGCGGCGTCGATCCCGCTCTGCCTGGACGAAGCGGTCCGCAAGGGCCGGGTCGAACCGGGCGACGCCCTGCTGCTCTGCGGATTCGGCGCCGGCCTGACGTGGGGCACCGGGGTGTTGCGCTGGTAG
- a CDS encoding ferredoxin family protein, with the protein MTHVVAEPCFNCKYTDCVVVCPVECFYEGESMLYIHPDECIDCEACVPECPVEAIFHEDNLPEEWNEFTQLNADMSPQCPVITEQKPPMGGDDAACQQA; encoded by the coding sequence ATGACGCACGTCGTCGCCGAGCCCTGCTTCAACTGCAAATACACCGACTGCGTGGTCGTGTGCCCGGTGGAATGCTTTTACGAGGGGGAAAGCATGCTCTACATCCACCCGGACGAGTGCATTGACTGCGAGGCCTGCGTGCCGGAGTGCCCGGTCGAGGCGATCTTCCACGAGGACAACCTCCCCGAGGAGTGGAACGAGTTCACGCAGTTGAACGCGGACATGTCCCCGCAGTGCCCCGTCATCACGGAGCAGAAGCCCCCCATGGGCGGCGACGACGCCGCCTGCCAGCAGGCCTAG
- a CDS encoding RNA polymerase sigma factor, with translation MALTDVDRGLLTRCLRQTPGAWEEFVSRFGGLLVHVVRHTAAARSVPLSKDVEEDVVADVMLELLSDDCAALRRFEGRSSLASYLTVVARRTAVRELSERRAAAAMGHVEGHAPPGLKSSPKAAHPPADGRIADKEQVERLLAALPDRDAEIVRRYHLQGESYREIAAGMNVPENSIGPALSRARQKLRDLGL, from the coding sequence ATGGCCCTCACCGACGTCGACCGCGGCCTTTTGACCCGCTGTTTGCGGCAGACGCCCGGGGCGTGGGAAGAGTTCGTCAGCCGGTTCGGCGGCCTGTTGGTGCACGTGGTGCGGCACACCGCCGCGGCCCGCAGCGTGCCGCTGTCCAAGGACGTGGAGGAGGACGTCGTCGCCGACGTGATGCTGGAACTGCTCTCCGACGACTGCGCCGCCCTGCGGCGGTTCGAGGGTCGCAGCAGTCTGGCGAGCTACCTGACGGTCGTCGCCCGCCGCACCGCGGTGCGGGAGTTGTCCGAACGCCGGGCCGCCGCCGCGATGGGACACGTCGAAGGCCACGCCCCGCCGGGGCTGAAGTCCTCTCCCAAAGCGGCCCACCCCCCGGCCGACGGCCGCATCGCCGACAAGGAGCAGGTCGAACGCCTGCTCGCCGCCCTGCCGGACCGCGACGCGGAGATTGTCCGCCGTTACCACCTGCAGGGCGAAAGTTACCGGGAGATCGCCGCCGGGATGAACGTTCCGGAGAACTCCATCGGTCCCGCACTTTCTCGCGCGCGGCAGAAGCTCCGCGACCTCGGACTGTAG
- the metK gene encoding methionine adenosyltransferase produces the protein MANFLFTSESVSMGHPDKVSDQISDAVLDALLSATPEAQRAEVRCACETLCTTNRVVLGGELRLPDGVAFPDLEPVVRGVVRDIGYLDEDVKFHADTLSFDSYLHEQSADIAMGVDAKDAKDVGAGDQGLMFGYACQETPELMPLPISLAHKVLARLNQARFSGEVDWLRPDSKSQVTVRYEDDRPVAVDAVVVSTQHTKNVSQADIKSFVRDVVVKDAIPAEMLDGNVTYHINPTGHFVIGGPDGDCGLTGRKIIVDTYGGWGRHGGGAFSGKDATKVDRSAAYMARHVAKNVVAAGLAEYCEVQLAYAIGVSDPVSVRCETFGTSELPEEKLTAAIREIFPLTPRAIIEHLDLRRPVFRDTAHGGHFGRTGDAFTWEQTEHAAALKKLAHS, from the coding sequence ATGGCGAACTTCCTCTTCACCAGCGAATCGGTGAGCATGGGGCACCCGGATAAGGTGTCCGATCAGATCTCCGACGCCGTGCTGGACGCCCTGCTGTCCGCCACGCCCGAAGCGCAGCGGGCCGAGGTGCGGTGCGCCTGCGAAACCCTCTGCACGACGAACCGCGTCGTGCTCGGCGGGGAACTGCGGCTGCCGGACGGCGTCGCCTTTCCGGATCTGGAGCCGGTCGTCCGCGGCGTCGTGCGGGACATCGGCTACCTGGACGAGGACGTGAAGTTCCACGCCGACACCCTCTCGTTCGACAGCTACCTGCACGAGCAGAGCGCCGACATCGCGATGGGCGTGGACGCCAAGGACGCGAAGGACGTCGGCGCCGGCGACCAGGGGCTGATGTTCGGCTACGCCTGCCAGGAGACGCCGGAACTGATGCCGCTGCCGATCAGCCTCGCCCACAAGGTGCTGGCCCGGCTGAACCAGGCCCGCTTCAGCGGCGAGGTCGACTGGCTGCGGCCGGACAGCAAGTCGCAGGTCACGGTCCGTTACGAGGACGACCGCCCCGTCGCCGTGGACGCCGTCGTCGTCTCCACCCAGCACACCAAAAACGTCAGCCAGGCGGACATCAAGTCCTTCGTGCGGGACGTGGTCGTAAAGGACGCCATCCCCGCCGAGATGCTGGACGGGAACGTCACCTATCACATCAACCCGACCGGGCACTTCGTGATCGGCGGTCCGGACGGCGACTGCGGTCTGACCGGACGGAAGATCATCGTGGACACCTACGGCGGCTGGGGCCGGCACGGCGGCGGGGCGTTCAGCGGCAAGGACGCCACCAAGGTGGACCGCAGCGCCGCCTACATGGCCCGGCACGTCGCCAAGAACGTCGTCGCCGCCGGCCTCGCCGAGTACTGCGAAGTGCAGCTCGCCTACGCCATCGGCGTGAGCGATCCGGTCAGCGTGCGGTGCGAGACCTTCGGGACCAGCGAACTGCCGGAGGAGAAGCTGACCGCCGCCATCCGCGAAATCTTCCCGCTGACCCCGCGGGCGATCATCGAGCACCTCGATCTGCGGCGGCCGGTGTTCCGCGACACCGCGCACGGCGGGCACTTCGGCCGCACCGGCGACGCCTTCACCTGGGAGCAGACCGAGCACGCCGCCGCCCTGAAGAAGCTGGCTCACTCCTGA
- a CDS encoding 3-deoxy-D-manno-octulosonic acid transferase, whose amino-acid sequence MPHLFNAAYLLTLVLATPLLAWRRLVQGKDRSGWKQKLTGRVEPRTEQGPCVWWHAVSVGEVLQLPNLIAAVRERRPDAAHVVTVSTGTGLDVARRKLPDVDVHQAPLDFSWAIDAFLARTRPSVLALVELELWPNLVRRCEAAGVPVAVVNGRLSANSFRGYRRIRPLIRGTFARLGWVGTQTEEYADRFVALGTDPARVAVTGSVKFDGLHVDPANPATQALREAFGLHPAEQVLLAGSTGDPEEAIVLDAYQQIRLTVPDCRLLIAPRHAERFDAVAALVAGRDVAVRRLSRIRSEGGGGRREGKTSADSPISPPSSPLPPHPVLLLDTLGDLSAAWGLATVAFVGGSLNDRGGQNMLEPAAYGAAVTLGPNTRNFADVVAKLTAADAVVEVTDAESLAAAALRFLEDPAERSAIGARAQRVIRENAGATAGTADALVALLPVGGVAADTPLARAA is encoded by the coding sequence ATGCCGCACCTGTTCAACGCCGCCTACCTGCTCACGCTGGTCCTCGCGACGCCCCTCCTGGCGTGGCGTCGACTGGTGCAGGGCAAGGACCGCAGCGGCTGGAAGCAGAAGCTGACCGGCCGCGTCGAGCCGCGGACGGAGCAGGGGCCCTGCGTCTGGTGGCACGCCGTCAGCGTGGGCGAGGTCCTCCAACTGCCGAACCTGATCGCCGCCGTGCGGGAGCGGCGGCCGGACGCGGCGCACGTCGTCACCGTCTCCACCGGCACCGGCCTGGACGTGGCCCGCCGCAAGCTGCCGGACGTCGATGTGCATCAGGCTCCGCTGGATTTCAGTTGGGCGATCGACGCCTTCCTCGCCCGGACCCGGCCCTCCGTGCTGGCACTGGTCGAGTTGGAACTCTGGCCGAACCTCGTCCGCCGCTGCGAGGCCGCCGGCGTGCCGGTCGCCGTGGTGAACGGCCGCCTGAGCGCCAACAGCTTTCGCGGCTACCGCCGCATCCGCCCGCTGATCCGCGGCACCTTCGCCCGGCTGGGCTGGGTGGGAACGCAGACGGAGGAGTACGCCGACCGCTTCGTCGCCCTCGGTACTGATCCCGCGCGGGTCGCCGTCACCGGCAGCGTGAAGTTCGACGGCCTGCACGTCGATCCGGCCAACCCCGCTACACAGGCACTACGCGAGGCCTTCGGACTCCACCCCGCCGAACAGGTCTTGCTCGCCGGCAGCACCGGCGACCCGGAGGAGGCGATCGTGCTGGACGCGTACCAACAGATCCGCCTCACGGTCCCCGACTGCCGCCTGCTGATCGCCCCCCGTCACGCGGAGCGGTTCGACGCGGTGGCGGCGCTGGTGGCGGGGCGGGACGTCGCCGTCCGCCGCCTCAGCCGGATTCGGAGTGAGGGGGGAGGAGGGAGGAGGGAGGGGAAGACGTCCGCCGACTCGCCAATCTCTCCTCCCTCATCACCCCTCCCGCCTCACCCCGTCCTACTGCTCGACACCCTCGGCGACCTCTCCGCCGCGTGGGGCTTGGCGACGGTCGCGTTCGTCGGCGGGAGCCTGAACGACCGCGGCGGCCAGAACATGCTCGAACCCGCGGCGTACGGGGCCGCGGTGACCCTCGGGCCGAACACCCGCAATTTCGCCGACGTGGTCGCCAAGCTAACCGCCGCCGACGCGGTGGTGGAGGTGACGGACGCCGAATCGCTCGCCGCCGCGGCGCTGCGGTTCCTTGAAGACCCGGCGGAGCGGTCCGCGATCGGCGCCCGGGCGCAGCGGGTCATTCGGGAGAACGCCGGTGCGACGGCCGGTACCGCGGACGCCCTCGTCGCCCTGCTGCCGGTTGGCGGCGTCGCAGCGGATACGCCGCTGGCGCGGGCTGCGTGA